A single region of the Triticum dicoccoides isolate Atlit2015 ecotype Zavitan chromosome 2B, WEW_v2.0, whole genome shotgun sequence genome encodes:
- the LOC119362279 gene encoding wound-induced protein 1-like — protein sequence MMRLLTGSSSSFRFEPRSVDAFGSTVIAEGVSAAGEDTKAAYWVHAWTVGGDGVITQLREYFNTDLTVTRLAAAAASKCVWQSRRPDRARNSLPGLVLAL from the coding sequence ATGATGCGCCTCCTCACCGGCTCCAGCTCCTCCTTCCGCTTCGAGCCGCGCTCCGTGGACGCCTTCGGCTCCACCGTCATCGCCGAGGGCGTCTCGGCCGCCGGCGAGGACACCAAGGCGGCCTACTGGGTGCACGCCTGGACCGTGGGGGGCGATGGGGTGATCACCCAGCTCCGCGAGTACTTCAACACCGACCTCACGGtcacgcgcctcgccgccgccgccgcgtccaagTGCGTCTGGCAGAGCCGCCGCCCCGACCGCGCCCGCAACTCCCT